AAAAATACAAAAAGCTAAAGCATTCTTAAAAAATTAGTGTAACCAAAAGATGCTAATAAGTGACCCATGCCACAAGTGTTGAATTTCGTAATGCTTTGCTATGCTATCATAATTTTTTTAACAAAGTCAAATTTTATTTTAACTTTAGAGTGGTTTTAATTTGTTGTTACTTGCGCTATAATTTTAAGTTTAAATTTAAAAATAAAGGATACTTGATGAAAAAAGGCATTCACCCCGAATATATCCCATGCAAAGTTACTTGCGTAACGAGCGGGAAAGAAATTGAAGTTTTAAGCACCAAACCTGAAATGCGTATTGATATTTCTAGCTTTTGCCACCCTTTCTATACCGGTAGCGATAAGATCGCTGACACTGCAGGGAGAGTAGAGAAATTCAAGCAACGCTACAACTTGAAGTAACTCTTTTAAAAAGCGTGGCTTTTTGTGCTGTATTTTTTGCCCACTCCTATAGGTAATCTCGCTGACATTACGCTACGCGCTTTAGAAGTTTTAGAGCGTTGCGAGATTTTTTTATGCGAGGATACAAGGGTGAGTAA
This DNA window, taken from Helicobacter pylori, encodes the following:
- the rpmE gene encoding 50S ribosomal protein L31, whose amino-acid sequence is MKKGIHPEYIPCKVTCVTSGKEIEVLSTKPEMRIDISSFCHPFYTGSDKIADTAGRVEKFKQRYNLK